From a single Kryptolebias marmoratus isolate JLee-2015 linkage group LG6, ASM164957v2, whole genome shotgun sequence genomic region:
- the LOC108232385 gene encoding mid1-interacting protein 1-B: MMMMQIQETPNQKNSLFNAMNRFIGAVNNMDQTIMVPSLLRDVPLLEEDKEPGQGVPKADVDEGDMYSYYQLLKSIRRDIEWGVRCAAADERRKEGMKLARSHSSASTSSFASSSSLSSSASSSEEEEEEDEDLQKQFQFHLTGLQGVLSKLTQQANSLTKRYKQEIGIGGWGQ; encoded by the coding sequence atgatgatgatgcagatCCAAGAAACCCCGAACCAGAAGAACTCCCTCTTCAACGCCATGAACCGCTTCATCGGCGCCGTGAACAACATGGATCAGACCATCATGGTGCCCAGCCTGCTGCGGGACGTCccgctgctggaggaggacaaGGAGCCCGGCCAGGGCGTCCCGAAGGCGGACGTGGACGAGGGGGACATGTACAGCTACTACCAGCTCCTCAAGTCCATCCGCAGGGACATCGAGTGGGGGGTCCGGTGCGCCGCGGCCGACGAGCGGCGCAAGGAGGGCATGAAGCTCGCCCGCTCCCACTCCTccgcctccacctcctcctttgCCTCCTCGTCCTCGCTGTCCTCGTCGGCGTCGTCgtccgaggaggaggaagaggaggacgaggaccTGCAGAAGCAGTTCCAGTTCCACCTGACCGGTCTGCAAGGGGTGCTGTCCAAGCTGACGCAGCAGGCCAACTCTCTGACCAAGCGCTACAAGCAGGAGATTGGCATCGGAGGATGGGGCCAGTAA